CACATAAGAAGGCTCAAGAAGTCAAAAAACTGGTTCAGAGTGTTGGTTTTGTAGCAAAGGAAGAGACCTTTAATGCATTCGAAGCATGGAAATCTATGATGCCAGGGGATGTTGTTAGTAATATCCGCTCCCTTCCGGTTGTATCAAGTAATTTTAGTCATGTAGTACCTTTGTCTGCAATCTGGGCAGGAATGATTGAAAATGAACATGCAGGTAATGTAAGCGGAATTGATCTACCTCATGTTACTTGCTCGACTCAAGATGGGACTCCCTTTTTTCTTAGCTTAAATCCTCGTGATGTTGGCCATACAATCATACTTGGACCGACAGGAGCTGGAAAATCAACGCTTCTTAACCTTCTAGAATTACAGTTCTTCAAATATACTGACAGCCAGGTAATCGTACTTGATAAAGGACGATCTGCCAGACAGCCAACCATGGCCTTCGGTGGTCGCTACTATGAGCCGGGAACGAATGGTGTGTGTTTTCAACCGTTAGCACACCTTGAAACAATTCTTGATCGTACCTGGGCAACTGAATGGATTGAGTCTCTAGTAGAAATTCAAGGAGTAACAGTCACTCCTTCGATGAGTAGTGCTATTACCGATGCAATTGAACGAATGGCCAGTATTCCAAAGTCGAAGCGAACGATTACTACTTTTTGTCAAAGTGTTAACTATCTTGATCCTGAAACTAAACAACCGTTACTACGCGAAACATTACGTCCGTATCAACTTGGCGGTAAGTATGGAGCAATATTTGATGCTTCCTCCACTTCAATCTCCCTTGATAGCCGGTATATTACACTTGAAATGGAATATCTCATGCAAATGGGAGAATCGTGTGTAGCTCCAGCTATATCATATATTTTCCATTACATAGAAAGCCTCTTTACTGGCCGTCTTACGTTGCTTGTCCTTGATGAAGCATGGCTTTTTCTTCGTCATCCAATATTCAGAGCAAAGATCGAAGAGTGGCTCAAAACACTCCGAAAGAAGAATGTTTTTGTTGTATTTGCTACACAGGATGTTGCTGATGCAGTTAATTCGTCCTTGTGTTCAACGATCATACAACAGTGCCATACAAAGATTTTCCTTGCAGATCCGGAGGCTGAAACACCGGCCATGCATCATGCCTATTCTACCTTTGGTCTTACTGATGCAGAAATCAGCTCTCTTTCTCATGGGATAATGAAACAAGACTACTTATACACCTCAACGATGGGAAGTAGAAAGTTTCAGCTTGATCTGAAGCGTGATAGCATTACACTCGCACTTATAGGAACTCCAGATCATGAACTTCTTGATAAGCTTGTCGCTGAACATGGAGACGAGAGTGGATACGAATATGCTGCTGATATCTTGAAGGCAAAAGGACTCGATTATTCACGGTACATGAAGGAGAGTGCGTAAATGAAGAATACGGTATTAAGAGTAGTACATGGCGTGTGCCTGTTGGTATTTTTCTGTAGTCCTCTGAGAGCAAATGCGCCAGTAATCGATATGGCACATATTCTTGAAACAGTTCATAACGGATATCAAATGTACCAGTCTGTATTGAACTCGATAAAGCAGGTTGAGTACGCCTATGTAACCACTCAGGCACAATTGAAGCAATTACAGCAATTGGATATGAGCGAGATTAAGTCATTTAGCGATGCTGTCTCTTATGTTGATAAACAAATTGATTTTGTGAGAAAGACAGAGAATCGGTTTAAAGCAATCAGTGTTGAAGTCGTGGGAAGAAAGTCCCGATAAGTCAATTCTATAGACTCCCAGGCGAAGCAATTGACATGGTTGAAAATGATATGACCTCAGATATGAGTGATTGGGAAAAAGCAAGAGCGTGGAGTCACTATGGTCTTAATCCTGCTAACTATGCATATGCGGTTGCATGGAAAGGCAGAATTAATGAGGCAGCAAAGCAAATGACTGTTATCGGAGATGTAATCGAAGAAAACAATAAGGTTGCTGCACAGGAGATGGATGCAATAATGAAGAAGCAGAGAAATCTGAAAGTAATCTGGCTGTCTTACAATCCCTGACTGCGCTCATGCAAATACTTATTGGCCAACAAATGGAAGCGAACCGTATTAACGCGTTAAATGTTCGTTATCAGGCTGATAAAGATATCGCAGCTGATATGCCTGTTCAACAAAAAGGTCGCTTTTCAAAAGATTGGATCGAATAAATAAGTTAAAGAGGATTGAGCCGTCAGTTTAGACGGCTGGATAGAATCAAAAATGATAAATTGTAGAAGGATCAGTCTTCCAGAAACCTTTTTCAAATGAATATAACTGAATAGAATTTTTATTGACAGTTGCAACGATAATATTTCCCAGAACATTTGTCAAAGAAATA
The sequence above is a segment of the Teretinema zuelzerae genome. Coding sequences within it:
- a CDS encoding TraG/VirB4 family ATPase; this translates as MAQNGIPTNADYWSRHLPWRYLSSSVEGVVVQKDGLLQRSFAFRGPDLESSAAFYINDLSLHLSNSVKRLGSGWAIQMEVQRFSTQEYPGGKFTNLAPYLIDKEREEAFRSFGKHFESSYYLTFTYRPPREITKKATNLFYTETGHSNSLEEDISYFETTTDDIVGILATKILIAPLSDSQTCEYLHSTISNNRHSLTLPDNPFFIDRLLPDEVLDIGLTMKLGENYIPVIGIVDFPQSTYPAIFDKLNKAKLEYRWSTRYICLDKEEAIKKTEKAQQNHRGNQVGWFQSFIASATKEPPKQINGGAIVKEEDAAAAQIALDTDEVSLGLYTSNIMVWDTDLKKAHKKAQEVKKLVQSVGFVAKEETFNAFEAWKSMMPGDVVSNIRSLPVVSSNFSHVVPLSAIWAGMIENEHAGNVSGIDLPHVTCSTQDGTPFFLSLNPRDVGHTIILGPTGAGKSTLLNLLELQFFKYTDSQVIVLDKGRSARQPTMAFGGRYYEPGTNGVCFQPLAHLETILDRTWATEWIESLVEIQGVTVTPSMSSAITDAIERMASIPKSKRTITTFCQSVNYLDPETKQPLLRETLRPYQLGGKYGAIFDASSTSISLDSRYITLEMEYLMQMGESCVAPAISYIFHYIESLFTGRLTLLVLDEAWLFLRHPIFRAKIEEWLKTLRKKNVFVVFATQDVADAVNSSLCSTIIQQCHTKIFLADPEAETPAMHHAYSTFGLTDAEISSLSHGIMKQDYLYTSTMGSRKFQLDLKRDSITLALIGTPDHELLDKLVAEHGDESGYEYAADILKAKGLDYSRYMKESA